A DNA window from Oncorhynchus keta strain PuntledgeMale-10-30-2019 unplaced genomic scaffold, Oket_V2 Un_contig_27165_pilon_pilon, whole genome shotgun sequence contains the following coding sequences:
- the LOC127922802 gene encoding putative pre-mRNA-splicing factor ATP-dependent RNA helicase DHX32, translating into MLTNRHMAQVHPASSYGAKAHQLGFPEWVLFHEYTLSGNHGIRTVSEISPAVFIQTAPQYFYYNLPPSESKDLLQHILDRDGSGRKDKQQTLTINSEAAQSYDRCVLQ; encoded by the exons ATGTTGACCAACAGACACATGGCTCAGGTCCACCCTGCCTCCAGCTATGGGGCCAAGGCACATCAATTGGGTTTTCCAGAGTGGGTGCTGTTCCATGAGTATACTCTCTCGGGAAACCACGGTATCCGGACAGTCTCTGAAATCTCCCCTGCAGT GTTCATCCAGACGGCTCCTCAGTATTTCTATTACAACCTGCCTCCTAGTGAGAGTAAAGACCTACTACAGCACATTCTGGACCGGGACGGATCTGGACGCAAAGACAAGCAACAGACCCTGACAATCAACAGTGAAGCCGCTCAGTCTTATGACAGATGTGTGCTACAGTGA